The genomic DNA agtgaatggtagtgatatccttcgcattcctagggaatggtagtgatatcctgcgcattcctagggaatggtagtgatatcctgcacattcctagtgaatggtagtgagatcctgagcattcctagtgaatggtagtgatatcctgagcactcctagtgaatggtagtgatatcctgagcattcctagtgaatggtagtgatatcctgcgcattcctagggaatggtagtgatatcctgagcattcctagtgaatggtagtgatatcctgcgcattcctagtgaatggtagtgagatcctgagtatttctagggaatggtagtgatatcctgcgcattcctagtgaatggtagtgatatcctgagcatccCTAGTggatggtagtgatatcctgtgcattcctagggaatggtagtgatatcctgcgcattcctagtgaatggtagtgagatcctgagcattcctagtgaatggtagtgatatcctgagcattcctagtgaatggtagtgatatcctgcgcattcctagtgaatggtagtgatatcctgagcatccCTAGTggatggtagtgatatcctgtgcattcctagggaatggtagtgatatcctgcgcattcctagtgaatggtagtgagatcctgagtatttctagggaatggtagtgatatcctgcgcattcctagtgaatggtagtgatatcctgagcatccCTAGTggatggtagtgatatcctgtgcattcctagggaatggtagtgatatcctgcacattcctagtgaatggtagtgagatcctgagcattcctagtgaatggtagtgatatcctgagcattcctagtgaatggtagtgatatcctgcgcattcctagtgaatggtagtgatatcctgcgcattcctagtgaatggtagtgatatcctgagcatccCTAGTggatggtagtgatatcctgtgcATTCCTAGTGAATtgtagtgagatcctgagcattcctagtgaatggtagtgatatcctgagcattcctagtgaatggtagtgatatcctgagcattcctagtgaatggtagtgagatcctgagcattcctagtgaatggtagtgatatcctgagcattcctagtgaatggtagtgatatcctgcgcattcctagggaatggtagtgagattctgagcattcctagtgaatggtagtgatatcctgagcattcctagtgaatggtagtgatatcctgagcattcctagtgaatggtagtgatatcctgagcattcctagtgaatggtagtgatatcctgtgcattcctagtgaatggtagtgatatcctgagcattcctagtgaatggtagtgatatcctgagcatccCTAGTggatggtagtgatatcctgtgcATTCCTAGTAAATtgtagtgagatcctgagcattcctagtgaatggtagtgatatcctgagcattcctagtgaatggtagtgagatcctgagcattcctagtgaatggtagtgatatcctgagcattcctagtgaatggtagtgatatcctgcgcattcctagggaatggtagtgagattctgagcattcctagtgaatggtagtgatatcctgcgcattcctagtgaatggtagtgatatcctgagcattcctagggaatggtagtgatatcctgagcattcctagtgaatggtagtgatatcctgcgctttcctagtgaatggtagtgagatcctgagtatttctagggaatggtagtgatatcctgcgcattcctagtgaatggtagtgatatcctgagcatccCTAGTggatggtagtgatatcctgtgcATTCCTAGTAAATtgtagtgagatcctgagcattcctagtgaatggtagtgatatcctgagcattcctagggaatggtaatgatatcctgcgcattcctagggaatggtagtgatatcctgagcattcctagtgaatggtagtgagatcctgagcattcctagtgaatggtagtgatatcctgagcattcctagtgaatggtagtgatatcctgagcattcctagtgaatggtagtgagatcctgagcattcctagtgaatggtagtgatatcctgagcattcctagggaatggtaatgatatcctgcgcattcctagtgaatggtagtgatatcctgagcattcctagtgaatggtagtgagatcctgagcattcatagtgaatggtagtgagatcctgagcattcctagtgaatggtagtgatatcctgagcattcctagtgaaggGAGTTGATCCTCAAAATTTTCTGGGGCAATGGTAATGAGATCCTGAATCCGGACCCAAAAGGCAGAAAACCCCCTAAAAGAACCCCGGACCGAAAAGGAGAAAACCCTACCAAAGAATCCGGACCGAAAAGGAGACAAAGCCTTTTAAAGAACCTCACACCGAAAAGGAGACAAAGCCCCTAAAAGAATCCGGACCGGGGAAAAAGGAGACGGCCCTAAAAGAATCCGGACCGAAAAAGGAGACAAACCCCTAAAAGAACTCAcaccaaaaaaaggagaaaaccctAAAAGAATCACACCCAAAAGgcgacaaaggccctacaaaaaATAGGACCGAAAAAGGAGACAAAGCCCCTAAAAGAATCCGGACCCAAAAAGGCAGACAGCCCTAAAAGAATACGGaccaaaaaggaaacaaaggtaCAAAGCACccggaggaaaaggagacaaacCCTAAAAGAATGGACCCAAAAAGGCAGAAAAGCCCCTAAAAACATAGGACCGCAAAAGGGGAGACGGCCCTAAAAGAACTCCGGACcgaaaaggcagacaaagcccctaAAAAGCCCAACCGAAAAGGGCAAAAAGGGCccaaaagacaaaggaaaaaggaaaaaaggggtacaaaaaggaaaaaaaaaaaaaaaaaaaaaaaaaaaaaaaaaaaaaaaaaaaaaaaaaaaaaaaaaaaaaaaaaaaaaaaaaaaaaaaaaaaaaaaaaaaaaaaaaaaaaaaaaaaaaaaaaaaaaaaaaaaaaaaaaaaaaaaaaaaaaaaaaaaaaaaaaaaaaaaaaaaaaaaaaaaaaaaaaaaaaaaaaaaaaaaaaaaaaaaaaaaaaaaaaaaaaaaaaaaaaaaaaaaaaaaaaaaaaaaaaaaaaaaaaaaaaaaaaaaaaaaaaaaaaaaaaaaaaaaaaaaaaaaaaaaaaaaaaaaaaaaaaaaaaaaaaaaaaaaaaaaaaaaaaaaaaaaaaaaaaaaaaaaaaaaaaaaaaaccccccccccccccccccccccccccccccccccccccccccccccccccccccccccccccccccccccaccccacacccccccccccccccccccccccccgccacacccctcccccccgcggcCCCCGACCCccggccaaccccccccccccccccccccccctcccccccccccccccccccccccccccccccccccccccccccccccccccccccccccccccccccccctcccccctaaaaaggGAACCCGGAGAAAAGGCAGAAAAGGCCCTAAAAGAATCCGGACCCAAAAAGGCAGAAAAAGGCCCTAAAAGAATCCGGACCCAAAAAGGAGAAAAGCCCTCAAAGAATAGGACCGCAAAAAGGAGAAAAGGCCCTAAAAGAATCCGGACCGAAAAAGGAGACAAAGCCCTAAAAGAATCCGGACCGCAAAAAGGAACGGCCCTACAAAGAATCCGgaccaaaaaaggagaaaaccctCAAAGAATAGGACCGCAAAAGGAGACAAACCCTAAAAGAACTCACACCCAAAAGGAACAAAACCCTAAAAGAATCAGGACCGCAAAAAGGAGACAAAGCCCTCAAACATAGgacccaaaaaggaaaaaaggggccCTACAAAGACATCCGGACCCAAAAAGGCAGAAAAGCCCTAAAAAAAATCCGGACCGAAAAGGGACAAAGCCCCTAAAAGACCTAGGCCGAAAAAGGAGACAAACCTAAAGGGAAACTCAGGACCGCAAGGAACAAAGCCTAAAAGCatggaaaaaaagggagacaaagcCCCTAAAAGAATCCGGACCGAAAAGGAGAAAAGCCCCAcgtcagggaaaaaaaaaaggcccTGAACTCACGGACCGAAAAGCAAAAAAGGCCCTAAAAGACATAGGAAAAAGGAACAAAGGTACAAAAATCacggagaaaaaagagacaaaggtaCAAAAATCACGGAgcaaaaagggaaacaaagtaCAAAAAAATCACGGAcccaaaaaggagaaaatacaaagaatacaacccaaaaaaaacaaagtacAAAGAActggacgaaaaaggaagaaaaaggcccTAAAAGACACTCACACCCGAAAAGGAACAAAGGGCCCTAaaaagaatagggagaaaaacaacaaacccTACAAAAActcaaccgaaaaaaaaaaaaagccctacaaagacactcacgaccgcaaaaggcagacaaagccctAAAAGACACTACGGACCGCAAAAGGCAGGCCCACAAAGAcatcacggaccgcaaaaaggcagacaaacccccctacaaagacactcaggGACCgcaaaaaaggcagacaaagccctAAAAGACACTCCGGCCcgcaaaaggcagacaaaggccctaaaAAGACATCACGGAccgaaaaaaggagacaaagccTCGACACCAGGgcccaaaaagggaaaaaggccctacaaagacactcacggcccgcaaaaaggcagacaaagccctCAAAGACACTCCGGCCCGCAAAGGCAAAAAAGCCCTCAAAGACACTCACGGCCCGCAAAAGGCAGAAAAAGGGcccacaaagacactcacggccCGCAAAAGGCgacaaagcccctacaaagacacCAGGCCCcaaaaaggcagaaaaagggcCCTACAAAACATCACGGACCGAAAAAAGGCAGACggcccctacaaagacactcacggccccaaaaaggcagaaaaagggcCCAAAAGAACCCGGACCgcaaaaggcagacaaagcccaAAAGACACTCAGGACCGCAAAAGGCAGAAAAAGGGCCCTAAAAAgaactcacggaccgcaaaaagggaCAAACCCCCTAAAAAGACctacggaccgcaaaaaggcagacaaaccccccaaaaagacactcacggaccgcaaaaggcagaaaaaggccctacaaagacactcacggaccgcaaaaggcagacaaagcccccTACAAAGACACTACGGACCGAAAAAAGGCGACAAAGCCCAAAAAGACCTCACGGACcgaaaaaggcagacaaaggccctacaaagacaccaCGGACcgaaaaaggcagacaaaggccctacaaagacactcaggGCCCCAAAAGGAAAaaagcccctacaaagacactccgGCCCGCAAAAGGCAGAAAAAGCCCCTACAAAAACCACGGACCCAAAAGGCAGAAAAAGGCCCTACAAAGCCCTCCGGAccgaaaaaagcagaaaaaagcccTACAAAGACACCACGGACCGCAAAAGGCAAAAAGGGCCCAAAAAGACACTCCGGACCGCAAAAGGCAGACCCCCTaaaaagacactcacggaccgcaaaaggcagacaaaggccccaCAAAGACACtccggaccgcaaaaaggcagacaaagccccaAAAGACACTCAGGGCCCGCAAAAGGCAGAAAAAGCCCAAAAAGACACCCCGgcccgcaaaaaggcagacaaacccCCTACAAAGACACCCCCGGGCCCGCAAAAGGCGAAAAagggccctacaaagacactccggaccgaaaaaaggcagacaaagccctACAAAGACATCAGGACCCAAAAGGCAGAAAAagggccctacaaagacactcacggaccgcaaaaggcAGAAAAGCCACAAAGACACTCCGGACCGCAAAAGGCAGAAAACCCCCTaaaaagacactcacggaccgaaAAAAGGGCAGACAAACCCCCTACAAAGACACCACGGACCgcaaaaggcagacaaagcccaAAAGACACCAAAACCGAAAAAGGCAAAAaccccctacaaagacactcaggGCCCgcaaaaggcagacaaagccctACAAAGACACCCGGGCCccaaaaggcagacaaaggccctacaaagacactcacggacccaaaaggcagacaaaggccctacaaagacacccggaccgaaaaaaggaacaaagccctacaaagacactcacggaccgcaaaaggcagacaaagcccctaAAAAGACACCCCGGCCCCAAAAAAAGGGCAGACAAAGCCCCTAAAAAGACACTCACACCCAAAAAGGCAGaaaaaggccctacaaagacactccggaccgcaaaaaggcaaaaagcccctacaaagacactcacggccCCAAAAGGCGACAAAGCCCTACAAAGACACCAGGGAccgcaaaaaggaaaaaagggccccacaaagacactcacggaccgcaaaaggGCAGAAAAAGGGCCCTACAAAGACACCCGGAcccaaaaaggcagacaaacccCCTAAAAACACTCACGGACCGAAAAAAGGCAGACAAACCCCCTACAAAGACACCAGGGCcccaaaaaggcagacaaagccccacaaagacactcacggaccgaaaaaaggcagaaaaagggccctacaaagacactcacggaccgaaaaaaggcagacaaagcccctacaaagacaccacggaccgcaaaaaggcagaaaaagggccctacaaagacactcacggaccgcaaaaggcAGAAaaagcccctacaaagacactcacggccccaaaaggcagacaaagcccctaAAAACCTCACGGACCgaaaaaaaggcagacaaagggcCCCTACAAAACACTCACGGCCcgcaaaaggcagacaaaggccctacaaagacactcacggccCGCAAAAAGGCgacaaagcccctacaaagacCCACGGACCgcaaaaggcagacaaagccctAAAAAGACACTACGGACCCAAAAGGCAAAAAAGcccacaaagacactcacggaccgcaaaaggcAGAAAAAGGGCCCTACAAAGACACCACGGACCGAAAAAAGGCGACAACCCCCTaaaaagacactcacggaccgcaaaaggcAGAAaagccctacaaagacactcacggaccgcaaaaggAGACAAAGCCCTAAAAGACACCACGGAccgaaaaaaggcagaaaaagccctaaaaagacactcacggaccgcaaaggCAGACAAAGCCCTCAAAGACACTCACGGCCcgcaaaaggcagacaaaggcccctACAAAGCACTCAGGACcgcaaaaggcagacaaaggcccacAAAGACCCcccggaccgcaaaaaggcagaaaaaggCCCTAAAAAGACACTACGGaccgaaaaagggagaaaaagggccCACAAAGACACTCAGGACCGCAAAAACAGACAAAGCCCtaaaagacactcacggaccgcaaaaggcagacaaaggccctacaaagacactcacggaccgaaAAAAGGCGAAAAAGCCCCCTACAAAGACACCCCGGGACCGCAAAAGGGCAGACAAAGCCCACCCTCCGGCCCGGGGCgaaaaggccctacaaagacattTGGACCgcaaaaggcagacaaagccctacaaagacactcccGGACcgcaaaaggcagacaaaggccctacaaagacactcacggaccgaaAAAAGGCAGACAAACCCCACAAAGACACTCCGGACCGAAAAagggcagacaaaggccctacaaaacactcacggaccgcaaaaagaaAAAGggcccctacaaagacactccggaccgcaaaaaggcagaaaaaggggccctacaaagacactcacggaccgcaaaggcagacaaagcccctacaaagacactcccgccccaaaaaaggcagacaaaggccctacaaagacacccGGGACCgaaaaaaaggcagacaaaggccctacaaagacactccggaccgcaaaaaggcagacaaagcccaAAAAGACACCACGGCCcgaaaaaaggcagacaaagccctacaaagacactccgGACCGAAAAAGGGAacaaagcccctacaaagacactccggaccgaaaaaaggcagacaaaggccctacaaagacacccGGCCCCaaaaaaaaggcagacaaaggccctacaaagacactcacggaccgaaAAAGGAGACAAAGGCCCTAAAAAGACACCCCCGGACcgaaaaaggcagacaaagggcCCCGGCCCCAAAAAAGGCAGACAAggcccctacaaagacactcacggcccgcaaaaaggcagacaaagcccctaAAAAAGACACTCCGGACCgcaaaaggcagacaaagccccaaaaaaaacactcacggaccgcaaaaaaggcagacaaaggccctacaaagacaccccggaccgcaaaaaggcagacaaaggccctacaaagacactccggaccgaaaaaaggcagaaaaaaggccctacaaagacactcacggacatGGTTCCTCTCTTTAAGTAATAAATCATTAGAAATTACATTATTCCCCaatctcataaaaaaaaagtctaaaattATTTATAATGGTTTATAAACCATCCCAAAAACCTAAATTTTGGTTAGTGACATCCTGACTTTCCCTAGTGAATGGTGGGCATTCTTTATTGGGGAATTTTTTTGGGGTACAGAGATCCTGAGCATTTCTAGTGAAAGGAAGTGAGATTCTGAGCATTTCTAGTGAATGGGAGTTAACATTCCTATAGAAGGGAATGAGATCGGAGTATTCCTAGTGTTTGGGTTTTTGAAATTTGAGTATTCCTATTGAATGGTAATGAATCCGAGCTTTCCCTAGTAATGGTGGTGAGATCCTAAATTTTCCCTACTTAATGGTAATGAGATCCTGATCTTTCCTACTTAATGGTAATAAATCCTGATCATTCCTACTTAATGGTAATGAGACCCTgacattcctagtgaatggtaatgAGATCCGAGCATTCCTATTTATGGTAATGAGATCCGAGCATTCCCTAGTGAACGGTAGTGAGACCCAAAAACTTTTAGTGAATGGTAATGATCCCTAGCATTCCAGATATCAGCTTGGAAAAAGGGTGATCTGAACCTTGACTTTTCAGCGTTTTTTGCTCAGACTTTTTCCCGGGAAAACAAACAGGCACAAGGAGATCCTACataattgacatcattattataataatgaatttaatgtAAGAAGAATCTACAGCAGTAGTAATTATGAGTGCAATTccaagacgacgacgatgataatgaggatgattcgactgatgatagtaatatgatccgataatgacgatgagaatATTTGAGacacaaataatgaaaacaatgaggaTCCAAATCATTCATTTGGCTATGATacatatactaattattataattttattactgaATTGTCAAAAAATGCATACaggtatgataatcataacgagtGTTTTGATAAACGAAAACATTATTTTGAATTGTACCCCAAAAAGAGTAAGATTAgaattggggaaaggggggaagagtggtGGAAAGGGGTTAGATATCTAAGTCATGTCATAAACT from Penaeus vannamei isolate JL-2024 unplaced genomic scaffold, ASM4276789v1 unanchor23, whole genome shotgun sequence includes the following:
- the LOC138860859 gene encoding micronuclear linker histone polyprotein-like — protein: MVVISCAFLVNCSEILSIPSEWQTNPPTKTLRDRKKGRQSPKRHSGPQKADKGPKKTSRTEKRRQSLDTRAQKGKKALQRHSRPAKRQTKPSKTLRPAKAKKPSKTLTARKRQKKGPQRHSRPAKGDKAPTKTPGPKKAEKGPYKTSRTEKRQTAPTKTLTAPKRQKKGPKEPGPQKADKAQKTLRTAKGRKRALKRTHGPQKGTNPLKRPTDRKKADKPPKKTLTDRKRQKKALQRHSRTAKGRQSPLQRHYGPKKGDKAQKDLTDRKRQTKALQRHHGPKKADKGPTKTLRAPKGKKPLQRHSGPQKAEKAPTKTTDPKGRKRPYKALRTEKSRKKPYKDTTDRKRQKGPKKTLRTAKGRPPKKTLTDRKRQTKAPQRHSGPQKGRQSPKRHSGPAKGRKSPKRHPGPQKGRQTPYKDTPGPAKGEKGPYKDTPDRKKADKALQRHQDPKGRKRALQRHSRTAKGRKATKTLRTAKGRKPPKKTLTDRKKGRQTPYKDTTDRKRQTKPKRHQNRKRQKPPTKTLRARKRQTKPYKDTRAPKGRQRPYKDTHGPKRQTKALQRHPDRKKEQSPTKTLTDRKRQTKPLKRHPGPKKRADKAPKKTLTPKKAEKGPTKTLRTAKRQKAPTKTLTAPKGDKALQRHQGPQKGKKGPTKTLTDRKRAEKGQTKGPYKTLTARKRQTKALQRHSRPAKRRQSPYKDPRTAKGRQSPKKTLRTQKAKKPTKTLTDRKRQKKGPTKTPRTEKRRQPPKKTLTDRKRQKSPTKTLTDRKRRQSPKRHHGPKKGRKSPKKTLTDRKGRQSPQRHSRPAKGRQRPLQSTQDRKRQTKAHKDPPDRKKAEKGPKKTLRTEKGRKRAHKDTQDRKNRQSPKRHSRTAKGRQRPYKDTHGPKKGEKAPYKDTPGPQKGRQSPPSGPGRKGPTKTFGPQKADKALQRHSRTAKGRQRPYKDTHGPKKGRQTPQRHSGPKKGRQRPYKTLTDRKKKKGPYKDTPDRKKAEKGALQRHSRTAKADKAPTKTLPPQKRQTKPKKTPRPEKRQTKPYKDTPDRKREQSPYKDTPDRKKADKGPTKTPGPKKKADKGPTKTLTDRKRRQRP